From Microcystis aeruginosa NIES-2549, a single genomic window includes:
- a CDS encoding transposase has product MQWEGAVLIMDNLRAHKVAGVEQMLEAARVRVIYLSPYSLDFNPIEHLWWQLKSLVKKFAPTTEEALKAILNLDLMLVSEKHLRNYFTHCCYCTS; this is encoded by the coding sequence ATACAATGGGAAGGAGCCGTATTAATCATGGATAACTTAAGAGCGCATAAAGTGGCAGGGGTTGAACAAATGCTAGAAGCAGCCAGGGTACGAGTGATTTATTTATCTCCTTACTCACTGGATTTTAACCCGATAGAACATCTTTGGTGGCAATTAAAATCTCTCGTGAAAAAATTCGCCCCGACAACGGAAGAAGCCTTAAAAGCTATCTTAAATCTTGACTTGATGCTAGTGAGCGAGAAACATTTGAGAAACTACTTCACCCATTGCTGTTATTGTACTTCTTAG
- a CDS encoding transglutaminase-like domain-containing protein, with protein sequence MLIRVGYEFGFDAPLPVVMLLKLYLHPSILAQVRQSENLQVEPATKIEEFLDSFGNRTSRLILPAGQIRIHNEAVIENEWKPDIVNWNAQEIPLAELPTHVFPYLMSSRYCEVDLLAEIAWELFGQTPPGWARVQAVCDWVHSHISFGYEYARVTKTAYDVYRERKGVCRDFNHLALTFCRCLNIPARYASGYLGDIGISPQPLPMDFSAWFEVYLDHQWYTFDARHNTPRIGRILMTRGLDAVDAALTTSFGQVNLTKFKVWTSDVSHLYA encoded by the coding sequence ATGTTAATCCGTGTTGGTTATGAATTTGGCTTTGATGCCCCCTTACCCGTGGTTATGTTGTTAAAACTTTATCTACACCCCTCAATTTTAGCTCAAGTTAGACAATCGGAAAACTTGCAGGTGGAACCGGCAACAAAAATAGAAGAATTTTTAGATAGCTTCGGCAATCGAACCAGTCGTCTAATTTTACCCGCTGGACAGATCCGCATTCACAATGAAGCAGTTATCGAGAATGAATGGAAACCTGATATTGTTAATTGGAATGCCCAAGAAATTCCTTTAGCAGAGTTACCAACCCACGTTTTTCCCTACCTCATGAGTAGCCGTTATTGTGAAGTAGATTTGCTTGCGGAAATTGCCTGGGAACTTTTCGGACAAACTCCCCCCGGTTGGGCAAGGGTACAAGCGGTTTGTGATTGGGTTCATAGTCACATTAGTTTTGGTTATGAATACGCGCGGGTGACGAAAACCGCCTATGATGTCTATCGGGAAAGAAAGGGGGTTTGTCGCGATTTTAACCATCTAGCTTTGACTTTTTGCCGTTGCCTCAATATTCCCGCCCGTTATGCCTCCGGCTATCTCGGAGATATCGGTATTTCTCCCCAACCTCTACCGATGGATTTTAGTGCTTGGTTTGAAGTCTATTTGGACCATCAATGGTACACTTTCGATGCTCGTCATAACACCCCCAGAATCGGGCGGATTTTAATGACTCGCGGCTTAGATGCCGTCGATGCTGCCCTAACAACTTCTTTTGGTCAAGTAAATTTAACAAAATTTAAAGTATGGACGAGCGATGTTTCTC